The following are encoded together in the Bradyrhizobium genosp. L genome:
- a CDS encoding ABC transporter permease, translated as MTMHQETPITFSNVGKAKWWHSGIFASQTGYVLLALLVLFVVMSFASPYFLTQGNLQNVAKNFSFIAIATLGVTFVIITAGIDLSVGSTMCFAAMITSMVMTSISTPGMPGADWFVHLAADGKTVIANVPGAILLVSVLAGLGVALAVGLVNGFCIAVLGLSPFVTTLGMLSIVRGLGYVVSNGRGSFPSGPDADYLYALTSGVVLGMPAPFIYLVVLALAMAVVLHHTGFGRHVFAIGGNEKAAALTGISVVRVKIAVYVICALAAGLQGIVVSGWLGSAPANMATSYELNVIAAAVIGGANLAGGVGGPLGAIVGCVLLEVIRNGLVLAQVNSYWQQTLVGVIIIAAVLVDRMRSRMA; from the coding sequence ATGACCATGCATCAGGAAACTCCCATCACCTTCAGCAATGTCGGCAAGGCCAAATGGTGGCACAGCGGGATCTTCGCCTCGCAGACCGGCTATGTCCTGCTCGCGCTGCTGGTGCTGTTCGTGGTGATGAGCTTCGCGAGCCCGTATTTCCTCACCCAGGGCAATTTGCAGAACGTCGCGAAGAACTTCTCCTTCATCGCGATCGCCACGCTCGGCGTGACCTTCGTCATCATCACGGCCGGCATCGATCTCTCGGTCGGCTCGACGATGTGCTTTGCCGCGATGATCACCTCGATGGTGATGACATCGATCTCGACGCCGGGGATGCCCGGCGCCGACTGGTTCGTGCATCTCGCCGCAGACGGCAAGACCGTGATCGCCAATGTGCCCGGCGCGATCCTGCTGGTCTCGGTCCTGGCCGGGCTCGGCGTCGCGCTGGCGGTCGGCCTCGTCAACGGCTTCTGCATCGCGGTGCTCGGGCTGTCGCCGTTCGTCACCACGCTCGGCATGCTCTCGATCGTGCGCGGCCTCGGCTACGTCGTCTCCAACGGCCGCGGCAGTTTTCCGAGCGGCCCCGACGCCGATTATCTCTACGCGCTGACATCGGGCGTCGTGCTCGGCATGCCCGCGCCGTTCATCTATCTCGTGGTGCTCGCGCTGGCGATGGCCGTCGTGCTGCATCACACCGGCTTCGGCCGCCACGTCTTCGCCATCGGCGGCAACGAGAAGGCGGCGGCGCTGACCGGCATTTCGGTCGTGCGGGTGAAGATCGCGGTCTATGTGATCTGCGCGCTCGCGGCGGGCCTGCAGGGCATCGTCGTCTCGGGCTGGCTCGGCTCGGCGCCGGCGAACATGGCGACGTCCTACGAGCTCAACGTCATCGCGGCCGCGGTGATCGGTGGTGCCAATCTGGCCGGCGGCGTCGGCGGCCCGCTCGGCGCCATCGTCGGCTGCGTGCTGCTCGAGGTGATCCGCAACGGCCTCGTGCTCGCGCAGGTCAATTCCTACTGGCAGCAGACCCTGGTGGGCGTGATCATCATCGCTGCGGTGCTGGTCGATCGGATGCGATCGCGCATGGCCTAG
- a CDS encoding sugar-binding protein, whose protein sequence is MRKVLLAGMFVALMATPGFAQSYKFVIVPKAMNNPFFDFARDGCQKRAKELGNVECIYKGPVEHEPATQAQIIQDFVTQKVDGMAISVADVAAMTKSIEAATAAGIPVITFDSDAPGSKRIAYIGTNNKDFGVALGKQLLKLRPDGGKYAMISGGPGAENLAERVNGVREALKGSKWTEVGGSPTFCNDDPALGVQQMTDLRTATPDLAAIIPVGGWPMFAPEGFKAFASRSKKDIDAGKFTLVVADTLRMQLELLNEGYANALVGQRPFEMGEKAMDTLLAIKKGQKVPEIVYTGLDLVTKDNVASMLK, encoded by the coding sequence ATGAGGAAAGTACTTCTTGCCGGCATGTTCGTCGCCCTGATGGCGACGCCGGGGTTTGCTCAGAGCTACAAATTCGTGATCGTGCCGAAGGCCATGAACAATCCGTTCTTCGATTTCGCGCGCGACGGCTGCCAGAAGCGCGCCAAGGAGCTCGGCAACGTCGAATGCATCTATAAAGGGCCGGTCGAGCACGAGCCGGCGACGCAGGCGCAGATCATCCAGGATTTCGTCACCCAGAAGGTCGACGGCATGGCGATCTCGGTCGCCGACGTCGCCGCGATGACCAAGTCGATCGAGGCGGCGACGGCAGCCGGCATTCCCGTCATCACCTTCGACTCGGATGCGCCGGGCTCGAAGCGGATCGCCTATATCGGCACCAACAACAAGGATTTCGGCGTCGCGCTCGGCAAGCAATTGCTGAAGCTGCGGCCCGACGGCGGCAAATATGCCATGATCTCCGGCGGACCCGGCGCCGAGAATCTGGCCGAGCGCGTCAACGGCGTCCGCGAAGCGCTCAAGGGTTCGAAGTGGACCGAAGTCGGGGGATCGCCGACCTTCTGCAACGACGATCCGGCGCTCGGCGTGCAGCAGATGACCGATCTGCGTACCGCAACGCCCGACCTCGCGGCGATCATTCCGGTCGGCGGCTGGCCGATGTTCGCGCCGGAAGGTTTCAAGGCGTTCGCCTCCCGAAGCAAGAAGGACATCGACGCCGGCAAGTTCACGCTCGTCGTCGCGGATACGCTCAGGATGCAGCTCGAGCTCCTGAACGAGGGTTATGCCAACGCGCTGGTCGGCCAGCGTCCGTTCGAGATGGGCGAGAAGGCGATGGATACGCTGCTCGCGATCAAGAAGGGCCAGAAGGTTCCGGAGATCGTCTACACCGGGCTTGATCTCGTGACGAAGGACAACGTGGCTTCGATGTTGAAGTAG
- a CDS encoding LLM class flavin-dependent oxidoreductase encodes MKKIGFLSFGHWTPSPQSQTRSAADVLLQSIELAVAAEQLGADGAYFRVHHFARQHASPFPLLAAVGARTSRIEIGTGVIDMRYENPLYMIEDASAADLIAGGRLQLGISRGSPEQVIEGWRYFGYQPAEGESDADMGRRHAEIFLDLLRGEGFAKPNPQPMFPNPPGLLRLEPLSEGLRERIWWGAGSNATAVWAAKRGMNLQSSTLKNDETGEPFHVQQAAQIRAYRAAWKEAGHTREPRVSVSRSIFALMDDRDRAYFGGDRGSEDQIGFIDPRTRAIFGRSYAAEPDVLIEQLRADEAITEADTLLLTVPNQLGVAYNVHAIEAILTHVAPALGWR; translated from the coding sequence ATGAAAAAGATCGGATTCCTCTCCTTCGGGCACTGGACGCCCTCGCCGCAGTCGCAGACCCGCTCCGCCGCCGACGTGCTGCTGCAATCGATCGAGCTCGCGGTCGCCGCCGAGCAGCTCGGCGCTGATGGCGCGTACTTCCGCGTCCATCACTTCGCGCGCCAGCACGCCTCGCCGTTCCCCTTGCTGGCGGCGGTCGGCGCCAGGACCAGCCGGATCGAGATCGGCACCGGCGTCATCGACATGCGCTACGAGAATCCGCTCTACATGATCGAGGACGCCAGCGCCGCCGACCTGATCGCGGGCGGGCGCCTGCAGCTCGGCATCAGCCGCGGCTCGCCGGAACAGGTGATCGAGGGCTGGCGCTATTTCGGCTATCAGCCGGCCGAGGGCGAGAGCGATGCCGACATGGGGCGGCGTCACGCCGAGATCTTCCTCGATCTGTTGCGTGGCGAGGGGTTTGCAAAACCCAATCCGCAGCCGATGTTTCCGAACCCGCCGGGCCTGCTGCGGCTCGAGCCGCTGTCCGAGGGCTTGCGCGAGCGGATCTGGTGGGGCGCCGGCTCGAATGCGACCGCGGTCTGGGCCGCCAAGCGCGGCATGAACCTGCAGAGCTCGACCTTGAAGAATGACGAGACCGGCGAACCATTCCATGTGCAGCAGGCCGCGCAGATCCGCGCCTACCGCGCCGCCTGGAAGGAGGCCGGCCATACGCGTGAGCCGCGGGTGTCGGTGAGCCGCAGCATCTTCGCGCTGATGGACGATCGCGACCGCGCCTATTTCGGCGGCGACCGCGGCTCCGAGGACCAGATCGGCTTCATCGATCCGCGCACGCGCGCGATCTTCGGCCGCAGCTATGCCGCCGAGCCCGATGTCCTGATCGAGCAACTGCGCGCCGACGAGGCGATCACCGAGGCCGACACCTTGCTGCTGACCGTGCCCAACCAGTTGGGCGTCGCCTACAACGTGCACGCGATCGAAGCGATCCTGACCCATGTCGCGCCCGCACTCGGCTGGCGCTGA
- a CDS encoding Hsp70 family protein — protein sequence MSSAPRPVSIGVDFGTSNTVVALADGDGRVEAIRFDHGGRSHSTYISALCFWEERPGAGLHPRAEGGPWAIEQFLEGRTIHRFIQSFKTFAASSAFNTTQIFRQRYKFEDLLAAFLRTLARHAGDGFDLGAPTIMVGRPVKFAGGNPNDELAMQRYRAAFERLGAGHARYVYEPVGAAFSFARSLDHDATVLVADFGGGTSDFSVMRFSRVGGALRAEPLGHAGIGIAGDTFDYRIVDHIVSPRLGKGTHYRSFDKELPIPNHYYSSLARWHQLAMMKGNGDLRELQQLARTALDPAPLHDFITIVDYDLGFALYRAVSDTKVALSTKDRVEFRFAREGIDIGATVTRKKFESWIADDIERLGATVDEALAKSGITARDVEKVFLTGGTSFVPAVQRLFAERFGAARLTSADQFESIAYGLALIGHTADPDRWTVAEAA from the coding sequence ATGTCGAGCGCCCCGCGCCCCGTCTCGATTGGCGTCGATTTCGGCACCAGCAACACCGTGGTCGCGCTGGCCGATGGCGACGGCCGCGTCGAGGCCATCCGCTTCGACCATGGCGGCCGCAGCCACAGCACGTACATCTCCGCGCTGTGCTTCTGGGAGGAGCGGCCGGGCGCCGGCCTGCATCCGCGCGCCGAGGGCGGCCCGTGGGCGATCGAGCAGTTCCTCGAAGGCCGCACCATCCATCGCTTCATCCAGTCGTTCAAGACCTTTGCGGCGAGCTCGGCCTTCAATACCACGCAGATCTTCCGGCAGCGCTACAAGTTCGAGGATTTGCTGGCGGCGTTCCTGCGCACGCTGGCGCGCCATGCCGGCGACGGTTTCGATCTCGGCGCGCCGACCATCATGGTCGGGCGGCCGGTGAAATTTGCCGGCGGCAATCCCAATGACGAGCTCGCGATGCAGCGCTACCGCGCCGCGTTCGAGCGGCTGGGCGCCGGCCACGCCCGCTATGTCTACGAGCCGGTCGGCGCCGCCTTCTCCTTCGCGCGCAGCCTCGATCACGACGCCACCGTGCTGGTGGCCGATTTCGGCGGCGGCACCAGCGACTTCTCGGTGATGCGCTTTTCGCGCGTCGGCGGCGCGCTGCGCGCCGAGCCGCTCGGGCATGCCGGCATCGGCATCGCCGGCGACACCTTCGACTACCGCATCGTCGACCACATCGTCTCGCCGCGGCTCGGCAAAGGCACCCACTACCGCTCCTTCGACAAGGAGCTGCCGATCCCCAATCACTATTATTCCAGCCTCGCCCGCTGGCATCAGCTCGCGATGATGAAGGGCAATGGCGACCTGCGCGAGCTGCAGCAGCTCGCGCGCACCGCACTCGATCCCGCCCCGCTGCACGATTTCATCACCATCGTCGACTACGATCTCGGCTTCGCGCTGTACCGCGCCGTCTCCGACACCAAGGTCGCGCTGTCGACCAAGGACCGCGTCGAGTTCCGCTTCGCCCGCGAGGGTATCGACATCGGCGCAACTGTCACCCGCAAGAAATTCGAGAGCTGGATCGCCGACGATATCGAACGTCTCGGCGCAACCGTCGACGAGGCGCTGGCCAAATCCGGCATCACCGCGCGCGACGTCGAGAAAGTGTTCCTGACCGGCGGCACCTCGTTCGTCCCCGCCGTGCAGCGCCTGTTCGCCGAACGCTTCGGCGCCGCGCGGCTGACCTCGGCGGACCAGTTCGAGTCGATCGCTTACGGGCTGGCGCTGATCGGGCATACGGCAGACCCGGATCGGTGGACGGTTGCGGAGGCGGCGTGA
- a CDS encoding carbohydrate porin codes for MIVSSGNRAKHPTAFYMRLALVAISACAGSHVASAADLTIPTTGTSPAQAPVPWLLGDWNGARTRLLNAGIDFQFGYTSEVAGNATGGQRQQVAYTDQWVFGATFDLAKLGVVPGGTVQVTWTDRNGSNLSDDAGLGTLQQVQEVFGRGQTLRLTDFWYDQKFAGGMIDWKIGRIPFGEDFASFACDFQNLTFCGAQPGNLVGNYIYNWPVSYWATRLKFNLQGFGYFQFGVFDSNPGYLRVSQSALPVFYSGSTGLLIPAEIAWLPKFGNLAGSYKFGGWYDTSTAADVVTDANGIPAVLSGQPLVQSRGRYGGYVSFVQEVLRPSRANAAGVLSLFFNATMADRRTATTDYQVAGGLTYTGLLPSRPQDDIGFAVGTTHVNSRIAWSEELQNLLGLGPVAVQGNEYAMELYYTYRPLAGLQIRPNIQYVVDPGGTGANPNALVFGLKTVANF; via the coding sequence ATGATCGTGTCATCCGGGAATCGAGCGAAGCATCCGACGGCATTCTACATGCGGCTCGCGCTCGTTGCGATCTCAGCCTGCGCGGGCAGCCACGTTGCGTCGGCCGCCGACCTGACGATCCCCACCACCGGCACAAGCCCGGCGCAGGCACCTGTGCCGTGGCTGCTCGGTGACTGGAACGGCGCGCGAACCCGGCTGCTGAACGCCGGCATCGATTTCCAGTTCGGCTACACCAGCGAGGTCGCCGGCAATGCGACGGGCGGCCAGCGGCAGCAGGTAGCCTACACCGATCAATGGGTGTTCGGCGCGACGTTCGATCTGGCAAAGCTCGGTGTCGTGCCCGGCGGCACGGTCCAAGTGACATGGACCGACCGCAACGGCAGCAATCTGAGCGACGATGCCGGCCTCGGCACGCTGCAACAGGTGCAAGAGGTGTTCGGACGCGGCCAGACGTTGCGGCTGACGGATTTCTGGTACGACCAGAAATTCGCCGGCGGCATGATCGACTGGAAGATCGGGCGGATCCCGTTCGGCGAGGATTTCGCATCCTTCGCCTGCGACTTCCAGAACCTGACCTTCTGCGGCGCGCAGCCCGGCAACCTGGTCGGCAATTACATCTACAACTGGCCCGTCAGCTATTGGGCCACCCGGCTGAAGTTCAACCTGCAGGGCTTCGGCTATTTTCAGTTCGGCGTGTTCGACTCCAATCCCGGCTATCTGCGGGTGTCGCAATCAGCGCTTCCGGTGTTCTATTCGGGATCGACCGGCCTGCTGATTCCGGCGGAGATCGCCTGGCTGCCGAAGTTCGGCAATCTCGCGGGCAGCTACAAGTTCGGCGGCTGGTATGACACCTCGACCGCCGCCGACGTGGTCACCGACGCCAACGGCATTCCGGCCGTCCTCTCAGGGCAGCCGCTGGTGCAGAGCCGCGGGCGTTACGGCGGCTATGTCAGTTTCGTTCAGGAGGTGCTTCGCCCATCACGGGCCAATGCCGCGGGTGTGCTGAGCCTGTTCTTCAACGCGACCATGGCGGATCGCCGCACCGCGACCACCGACTACCAGGTCGCGGGCGGCCTGACCTATACCGGCCTGCTGCCGTCACGGCCTCAGGACGACATCGGATTTGCGGTCGGCACCACCCATGTCAACAGCCGCATCGCCTGGTCGGAGGAGCTGCAGAATCTGCTCGGCCTCGGTCCGGTGGCCGTCCAGGGCAACGAATACGCCATGGAGCTCTACTACACCTACCGGCCGCTCGCCGGCCTGCAGATCCGACCGAACATCCAATACGTCGTCGACCCCGGCGGGACCGGTGCCAACCCGAACGCGTTGGTATTCGGCCTGAAGACGGTTGCGAATTTCTGA